The Pseudomonadota bacterium genome includes a region encoding these proteins:
- a CDS encoding DUF4277 domain-containing protein — protein sequence MPVRTGKLSVNRCQIAAIEEFFQEKDTELLLGNHIEPGLFSDFNVARVLDKVFDTGTQKIFSKIAQNAINIFDIDPQRVHFDTT from the coding sequence TTGCCCGTGAGAACTGGAAAACTATCCGTGAATCGCTGTCAGATTGCAGCTATTGAGGAGTTCTTCCAGGAAAAAGACACCGAGTTATTGCTTGGTAATCATATCGAACCGGGACTTTTCAGTGACTTTAATGTCGCTCGTGTTCTTGATAAAGTTTTCGATACCGGCACGCAGAAGATCTTTTCAAAGATCGCGCAAAATGCCATCAACATATTCGATATCGATCCACAGCGGGTTCACTTTGATACCACA